A part of Thermoanaerobaculum aquaticum genomic DNA contains:
- a CDS encoding ABC transporter permease, translated as MRKLWAIIKRELLAYFSSPLAYVVLTAFLFVNGFVFWLIVAYLNDPRTRAMAPLRLLFGGTMYFWLLLLFVVPVITMRLLAEERRTGTIELLLTAPVTEGQVVVGKFLAAWLFYLFLWLPTLVYVGILSSYATIDFGPVAAGYLGIALLGLLFASVGVFTSALAKNQIVAAIFAFAALVVVFSVGLIENLVTNPIWKNALSYMNLWDHMDDFAKGLVDTRRLVYPVSLSAFFLFLSVKALEAVKGR; from the coding sequence ATGCGTAAGCTTTGGGCCATCATCAAGCGCGAGCTTTTGGCGTACTTTTCTTCGCCGTTGGCCTACGTGGTGCTGACCGCCTTTTTGTTCGTCAACGGCTTTGTCTTCTGGCTCATCGTTGCTTACCTTAACGACCCCAGGACCCGCGCCATGGCGCCGCTTCGTTTGCTGTTTGGCGGCACCATGTACTTTTGGCTGTTGCTTTTGTTCGTGGTGCCGGTGATCACCATGCGGCTTTTGGCGGAAGAGCGGCGCACCGGCACCATTGAGCTTTTGCTCACGGCACCGGTCACCGAAGGGCAGGTGGTGGTGGGCAAGTTCCTGGCTGCCTGGCTTTTTTACCTCTTCCTCTGGCTGCCCACTTTGGTGTACGTGGGCATCCTCTCAAGCTACGCCACCATTGATTTTGGGCCGGTGGCTGCCGGGTACCTGGGCATTGCTCTTTTGGGCTTGCTTTTTGCGAGCGTCGGGGTGTTTACTTCGGCTTTGGCAAAAAACCAAATCGTTGCCGCCATTTTTGCCTTTGCCGCGCTGGTGGTGGTGTTTTCCGTGGGGCTTATTGAAAACCTAGTCACCAACCCCATTTGGAAAAACGCCCTGTCCTACATGAACCTCTGGGACCACATGGACGACTTTGCCAAGGGCCTGGTGGATACCCGGCGGCTGGTTTACCCGGTGAGCCTTTCGGCCTTTTTCCTGTTCCTGTCGGTGAAGGCCCTGGAAGCGGTGAAGGGGAGGTAG
- a CDS encoding tetratricopeptide repeat protein, giving the protein MKLVGFCLLLAIATQPLWGQDASRVALARSRVAEGQKLLQKGDLSGAEQRFRQAMEVYPELPTPYLGLGRVLCLAQRFQEAIPVLEEAQERYVRWQQIAASAELEARQEAADRARQFADLMRLQQGKTPATGAGGRPTSGLSPMTNLARTRVATEEFLARRRWQVETMAGIPAEVFYLLGLARLRSGDRPGGINELYLCLALDPKNGPAHYNLAVALLAEGDPWAAKEHLEAARALKVTPHPQFVQELERVLAQVPPPPPKE; this is encoded by the coding sequence GTGAAGCTGGTGGGATTTTGTCTGTTACTGGCGATAGCCACCCAACCGCTTTGGGGCCAGGACGCGTCGCGGGTGGCGCTGGCCCGCAGCCGGGTAGCGGAAGGGCAAAAGCTCCTGCAAAAGGGCGACCTGTCAGGGGCCGAGCAGCGCTTCCGGCAGGCCATGGAGGTGTACCCCGAGCTTCCCACCCCCTATTTGGGCCTGGGGCGGGTCCTTTGTCTGGCCCAGCGCTTCCAGGAAGCCATCCCGGTTTTGGAAGAAGCCCAGGAGCGCTACGTGCGCTGGCAGCAAATCGCCGCCTCCGCCGAGCTGGAGGCCCGCCAGGAAGCGGCCGACCGCGCCCGGCAGTTTGCCGACCTCATGCGCTTGCAGCAGGGGAAAACCCCAGCTACGGGGGCGGGAGGCCGCCCCACTTCCGGCCTTTCCCCCATGACCAACCTGGCCCGCACACGTGTCGCCACTGAAGAGTTTTTGGCCCGGCGCCGCTGGCAGGTGGAAACCATGGCCGGCATCCCCGCGGAGGTCTTTTACCTTTTGGGCCTGGCCCGCCTCCGCAGCGGCGACCGCCCCGGCGGCATCAACGAGCTTTACCTCTGCCTGGCCCTGGACCCCAAAAACGGCCCGGCGCATTACAACCTGGCGGTGGCGCTGTTAGCCGAGGGGGATCCCTGGGCTGCCAAGGAGCACCTGGAGGCCGCCAGGGCTTTGAAGGTTACCCCGCACCCCCAGTTTGTGCAGGAGCTGGAAAGGGTGTTGGCGCAAGTGCCGCCCCCACCCCCCAAGGAATGA
- a CDS encoding DUF4340 domain-containing protein, whose translation MRLGRLIALALVVFGLFAFIWFYERKQPTTEELQERQGKLFPTMETEKVQTLVLHNAHGEFEFKKEGDSWQLTRPVKDQANQGAVSGLLSQLANLKAERTLPRSEVKLADYGLEKPERWVRAADAAGHTFKVSFGSELPLGNTAAALTDGSQVFLVSKWILSDLDKDLAGWRSNELLGFFTSDVNALTVVGPSGRWAAARAGNGWQLTEPFADLAEREEVEGVLADLSGARIKEFLDQGFDLKALGLEAPRFTVTLVRKEGSPLTLAFGQERDKEGARQVACRRGERVFWVEASATSHLVKEPAAFRSGKLLQFSTWQVDKLELERGQEKATLERKEGVWRSNQGEVDSGPVFSRLNTLSELKVLAFDQVEPSGEPLGRVHLVGQEGLDVTASFYPGSKPEEVLAVVKGRPKALAVDKAKVEEVLSGLKELAKPKPTPTPAK comes from the coding sequence ATGCGTTTGGGTCGTCTCATTGCGTTAGCCCTGGTGGTCTTTGGGCTTTTCGCTTTCATTTGGTTTTACGAGCGCAAACAACCCACCACCGAAGAGCTCCAGGAGCGGCAAGGCAAGCTTTTCCCCACCATGGAAACCGAAAAGGTGCAAACGCTTGTCCTTCACAACGCCCACGGGGAGTTTGAGTTCAAGAAGGAAGGGGATAGCTGGCAGCTCACCCGGCCGGTGAAGGACCAGGCCAACCAGGGGGCCGTATCCGGCTTGCTTTCCCAGCTTGCCAACCTCAAGGCCGAGAGGACCCTGCCCCGCTCGGAGGTGAAGCTTGCCGATTACGGGTTGGAAAAGCCGGAAAGGTGGGTGCGGGCTGCCGATGCTGCCGGGCATACGTTCAAGGTGAGCTTTGGCAGCGAGCTGCCTTTGGGCAACACCGCTGCCGCCCTCACCGACGGCAGCCAGGTCTTCCTGGTGAGCAAGTGGATCCTCTCGGATTTGGACAAGGACCTGGCCGGCTGGCGCTCCAACGAGCTTTTGGGCTTCTTCACCAGCGACGTGAACGCGCTCACGGTGGTGGGGCCCTCCGGGCGGTGGGCTGCCGCCCGGGCCGGCAACGGCTGGCAGCTCACCGAGCCGTTTGCTGACCTGGCGGAAAGGGAAGAGGTGGAAGGGGTGCTTGCCGACCTCTCCGGGGCCCGCATCAAGGAGTTTTTGGACCAGGGTTTTGACCTGAAGGCTTTGGGTTTGGAAGCCCCCCGCTTCACCGTGACCCTGGTGCGCAAGGAGGGCTCGCCGCTCACCCTGGCCTTTGGCCAGGAGCGGGACAAAGAAGGGGCCAGGCAGGTGGCCTGCCGGCGGGGGGAGCGGGTGTTCTGGGTGGAGGCTTCGGCCACCAGCCACCTGGTCAAGGAGCCGGCGGCGTTCCGTTCCGGTAAGCTCCTGCAGTTTTCCACCTGGCAGGTGGACAAGCTGGAGCTGGAGCGGGGCCAGGAAAAGGCCACGCTGGAGCGCAAGGAGGGGGTGTGGCGCAGCAACCAGGGGGAGGTGGATTCGGGGCCGGTGTTTTCGCGGCTCAACACGCTTTCCGAGCTCAAAGTGCTGGCCTTTGATCAAGTTGAGCCTTCCGGCGAGCCGCTGGGCCGGGTGCACCTTGTGGGCCAGGAAGGCCTGGACGTCACCGCCAGCTTTTACCCCGGCTCTAAGCCCGAAGAGGTGCTGGCGGTGGTGAAGGGGCGCCCCAAGGCCCTGGCCGTGGACAAGGCCAAAGTGGAAGAGGTGCTTTCGGGCCTCAAGGAGCTGGCCAAGCCCAAGCCCACGCCCACCCCGGCAAAGTGA
- a CDS encoding GldG family protein, translating into MRKEKVFFASTLVIGAVLVLALVGMVNWLSYRHYFRWDWTRAKVYSLSEKTLNVLKGVKEPVRVVVFMTGTTPLFDQVKELLGRYQAACPKLAVEFIDPDRDPLRTRQLAQEFGVSMANTVVFAQGDRKKYVSSDQIAEYDYTGMQFGQAPKIKAFKGEEQFTSAILQVTNPKVPKAYFTSGHGEHDLEGWDEGGLSQLKELLKRDNWETAKLPPFSTSIPEDCDLLVVAGPTAPFAPVEKQAIEAFLEKGGRLLALLDPVLPGRQQASGLEELLAKRGVKVGNDLVVDPERRLPFFDLSAVFVNEFRAHPTVDGLKGMAVLLPVARSVSTQQAQGAKTTVLFTTSSAGFGETDLEGLLLRRTVEKNPNDTPGPVSLAVAAEPEKAEGPAWRLVVVGDSDFATNGQLANAGNANLAMNLVNWLGQKEQSLGIAPRQPEQVNLVLSAGQLKAIMLISLVGLPALGIVLGVVVWWRRRR; encoded by the coding sequence GTGCGCAAGGAAAAGGTGTTTTTTGCGTCCACGCTGGTTATTGGCGCGGTTTTGGTGTTGGCCTTGGTGGGCATGGTGAACTGGCTTTCCTACCGGCATTACTTCCGGTGGGATTGGACCCGCGCCAAGGTTTACTCGCTTTCCGAAAAGACCCTCAACGTGCTGAAGGGTGTGAAGGAACCGGTGCGGGTTGTGGTGTTCATGACCGGCACCACCCCGCTTTTTGACCAGGTGAAGGAGCTGTTGGGCCGCTACCAGGCGGCTTGCCCCAAGCTGGCGGTGGAGTTCATTGACCCCGACCGCGATCCCCTGCGCACCCGCCAGCTGGCCCAGGAGTTTGGGGTTTCCATGGCCAACACCGTGGTGTTTGCCCAGGGTGACCGCAAGAAGTACGTGAGCTCCGATCAAATTGCCGAATACGACTATACCGGCATGCAGTTTGGCCAGGCCCCCAAGATCAAGGCCTTCAAAGGTGAAGAGCAGTTTACTTCCGCGATTCTCCAGGTGACCAACCCCAAGGTGCCCAAAGCTTACTTCACCTCCGGCCACGGGGAGCACGACCTGGAGGGCTGGGACGAGGGGGGGCTTTCCCAGCTCAAGGAGCTTTTGAAGCGGGACAACTGGGAAACCGCCAAGCTTCCGCCTTTTTCCACCAGCATTCCGGAAGACTGCGATCTGTTGGTGGTGGCCGGGCCCACGGCGCCTTTTGCCCCGGTGGAAAAGCAAGCCATTGAGGCTTTCCTGGAAAAGGGAGGCAGGCTCTTAGCGCTTCTGGATCCGGTGCTCCCCGGCCGCCAGCAAGCCTCCGGGCTGGAGGAGCTGTTGGCCAAGCGGGGCGTCAAGGTGGGCAACGACCTGGTGGTGGACCCCGAACGGAGGCTGCCGTTTTTTGACCTCTCGGCGGTGTTCGTGAACGAGTTCCGGGCTCACCCCACGGTGGATGGGCTCAAAGGCATGGCGGTGCTTTTGCCGGTGGCCCGCTCGGTGAGCACCCAGCAGGCCCAGGGGGCGAAAACCACGGTACTGTTCACCACCTCTTCTGCCGGTTTTGGTGAAACCGACCTGGAGGGGCTTCTTTTGCGCCGCACGGTGGAGAAAAACCCCAACGACACCCCGGGACCGGTTTCGCTGGCGGTGGCAGCGGAACCGGAAAAGGCCGAAGGCCCGGCCTGGCGCCTGGTGGTGGTGGGGGATTCGGACTTCGCCACCAACGGCCAGCTGGCCAACGCCGGCAACGCCAACCTGGCCATGAACCTGGTTAACTGGTTGGGGCAAAAGGAGCAGAGCCTGGGCATTGCCCCCCGCCAGCCGGAGCAGGTGAACCTCGTGCTTTCCGCCGGCCAACTGAAGGCCATCATGCTGATTTCGCTGGTGGGGCTTCCGGCTCTGGGCATCGTTTTGGGCGTGGTGGTTTGGTGGCGGCGTCGGCGGTAG
- a CDS encoding ATP-binding cassette domain-containing protein: MIEVQDLTKRYFDREVVKSVSFFVPEGEVLGFLGPNGAGKTTTMRMICAYLPPTAGTVKVAGVDLAQDPLGVRSRIGYLPENVALYPEMRVEEFLRFRAAIEGVPAKEVPERLAYVIDRCMLGDVQRQVIGTLSKGYRQRVGLAAALIHKPPVLILDEPTVGLDPRQIVKIRELIVELGRDHTVILSTHILPEVEQVCRRVLIIDQGQIVADGTPDALRTGFSGLSAVTVELEGADGTAAAEVLSRLEGVEKVEVLTDGRFQLSVRDGKAVRREVFRAAVARGWQILELSQSVPSLEDVFLRLTTREEVEAEAAGEVSHA; this comes from the coding sequence GTGATCGAAGTCCAAGACCTAACCAAACGTTACTTTGACCGCGAGGTGGTGAAGTCGGTGAGCTTTTTCGTTCCGGAAGGCGAGGTGTTGGGCTTTCTAGGCCCCAACGGTGCGGGAAAGACCACCACCATGCGCATGATTTGCGCCTACCTGCCGCCTACCGCTGGCACCGTCAAAGTGGCGGGGGTGGACTTGGCCCAGGATCCGCTGGGTGTGCGCTCGCGCATCGGTTACCTTCCGGAAAACGTGGCCCTGTACCCGGAAATGCGGGTGGAGGAGTTCTTGCGCTTCCGGGCGGCCATTGAGGGGGTCCCGGCCAAGGAGGTTCCCGAGCGCCTGGCTTACGTAATTGACCGCTGCATGCTGGGCGATGTCCAGCGGCAGGTGATCGGTACGCTTTCCAAAGGGTACCGGCAGCGGGTGGGGTTGGCGGCTGCCCTCATTCACAAGCCGCCGGTGCTCATCCTGGACGAACCCACGGTGGGCCTGGACCCCAGGCAAATCGTGAAGATCCGCGAGCTCATCGTGGAGCTGGGGCGGGATCACACGGTGATCCTCTCCACCCACATCCTGCCGGAGGTGGAGCAGGTGTGCCGGCGGGTGCTCATCATTGACCAGGGGCAAATCGTGGCCGATGGTACCCCGGACGCCCTGCGCACCGGCTTTTCCGGGCTTTCGGCGGTGACCGTGGAGCTAGAAGGCGCCGACGGCACGGCAGCGGCCGAGGTGCTATCCCGTCTGGAAGGGGTGGAAAAGGTGGAGGTGCTGACCGACGGCCGTTTCCAGCTTTCAGTACGGGATGGCAAGGCGGTGCGGCGGGAGGTCTTTCGTGCCGCGGTGGCCAGGGGCTGGCAAATCCTGGAGCTTTCCCAGTCGGTGCCCAGCTTGGAGGACGTGTTCCTGCGCCTCACCACCCGCGAGGAGGTGGAGGCGGAAGCTGCCGGGGAGGTGAGCCATGCGTAA